Part of the Intestinibacillus sp. Marseille-P6563 genome is shown below.
AGCTGCGGCGACATATCCTACTCACTTAAAAACGCCATATCAAGGCTTGTCCAACCTTGCTACGGCGTTTTAGGTGTAATTATAGGGGGTGTTTAATTGTCTTTAATGTGCTGAAAGCCGCATGGTTACGGCATTTTCCTTGTTGTGCATATATTGACGGGGCAGTTGCACCTGGGGCGCCCATAGGGCCGGTCGGACCCGTTGCGCCTGGGGCACCTGTCGGGCCGGTGGGGCCGCCAGCAGGACCGGTCGGACCTGTGGGGCCCATGGCTCCTGTGGCGCCGGTTGCACCCGTAGCACCGGTCGGCCCCGTCGGGCCAGTCGGACCCGGACAACCATTGGCTCCCGGCACACCACGCGGTCCCATTGGACCGGTGGGGCCTGTTGGGCCAGGACATCCCCGTGGACCCATCGGACCGTTTCGCCCAATTGGACCCGGCCGACCGGTGGGTCCCGTAGGACCGGTTGGCCCCGTTGGTCCACAGATCGGGTTCGGATATGGGCAGCAGAAATCTGGCTGATACATATTCAAATGATCACCCTCCTATCATAAAATGGTTCAAACCATTCTATGCCCATACCCAACTTTTCGCGCATAAAAAAATCCCTTGCCTACCCGGCAAGGGATTTTTCTATCAATCCATTTTTTCGACGATTGCGTTCAGCACTTCGCTGGCAACATTACCCGCAACGCTGGAACCGCCGCCGCCATTTTCCACCAGAACAATAAATGCATAGGGATGATCGGGATCATCGATAAATCCGGCAAACCATGCATTGGGCGTCAAACCGCCGCCCACTTCCGCAGTACCCGATTTCGCACAGGTATTGTCCGGGAAACGGTCTGCACCATAGGTCTGTACGACATTATTGTGCATCATGCTGCGCAAAGTGCGTGCACTTTCTGCCGAAATCAGTTCCCCCGTCTTCTTGGTGCGGAAAATCCCGCCCGGTAAAATCGAGCCGGTATCGATCGATTCGATCAAACGCGGAACGGCTGCCTTGCCTTCACAGGCGATTGCACCCATATACGTCATCATCGAGCAGGGGTTGAGCGCGTCTTTGCCCTGGCCAACGCCCGACCAGGCAATCTGTGCATCGTCTTCCCCTTCAAACGAGAAAGTACCCTTTGCTGTTTGAATGCCATCGACCGACAAGCTGCTCGTCAGACCAGCTTTATCGACATATTCCTGCATGACTTCACCGCCCATTTCGGCGGCCAGCTGGCCAAATACACCATTGCACGAATTGGCAAACGCCGATTCAATATCCAAGGTGCCATGTGCCGAAGGACAGGTGATCTCGGTGCCTCCAACCGTCACACTGCCGTCACATTCCCACGTGCGTTCGTTCAGGTCGGGAATGTTTTCGAGCGCAGCATTCAAGGTAACGATCTTAAAAATTGAGCCCGGTACGATTGCAGCCGACAAAAAGCGGTTGACATATGCACCATCGTATTCTTCACTGTCCAGATTCTCGGGCGGATTGTCCGGGTCAAAGGACGGTGTCGATACCATGCACAAAATTTCGCCGGTTTCGTAATTATAGACACCCACGGTGCCCTTATGGCCATTCAGCGCCTTATATGCCGTCACATTAAACGCTGCATCGATGGTCAAATTCATCGTCCGCTGGTTGCCCACCGGCGAATAGCCGCCCGTAATCAGATTATAGCCCGAAAGCTGGTCGGCAAAGGCATGGAGCGCACCGGTACCGATGTTGCCTTGCCGGTCGCCCACGGCATGCAGGGTCGCTTTGCGGACGGTTTCATCCGGATAATAGACCCGCTCGCCATCCACAACATCAGAAAGCACATCGCCATCCCGGTCGGCAATGGCGCCCGAGATCAGACGGCCGCTTTTATCATATAAATGCCGGTTGGCCGGGAACGAAGCCCAATCCCCTCCCTGGGTCACAAAGCGGAAGCCAAACAGGCACAGGCCGGCAAACAGGGCAAACGCCAGAAACAGGCACAAAATCGCGCGCCGCTCAATCTTCCTCATAGCCCATCGCCTCCTCTCTGCGCAGTTCCTTTCGGCTGGGCAAACGGACCGCAAAACTTGCATTCTGCCGGGTATCGGTCGCCTTCAAAAAGGCGAGCAATCCCCAGGCCGATAGCATGGCCGAACCACCGTTTGACACAAACGGGAAGGTAACGCCGGTCAGCGGTAAAATATCCACGGCGCCAAACACATTCAGGCAGGTTTGGAACACCATCATCGATGCCGCCGCACAAGCGGCAATGGTATAGAAGCTGGACCGGCCGGCGCGGCAAGCGCGCACGGCAAAGACCGCCAGCGTAATGATACACAAAATGGACAGGCAAGCGATGACAAAGCCAAATTCTTCGCAAATCATACCAAAAACCAGGTCGGTATCGGCTGCAAAGACATTTTTCAGCCAGCCGTTGCCCGCGCCGACGCCAATGAGGCCGCCCGAAGCCGATGCCGACATGGTGCGCACTTGCTGGAAGCCCTTATCCGACGCATCCTGCCAGGCATGACCCCAGACCGCAAAACGGGCTGCCACGTGGGATTTCAGGCGCAGCAGCATCATGCCGCCGATGCCGCAGCCCGAGCAAATCAGGGCCAGAGTCGCCCAGTCGCCCGAGCGCATATACGCGATGACGATAAAAGTGACAAAGAAAATCAGTGCCGTACCAAAGTCGTTCATGAGCGCCAGACAGCCGCCGCACATGCCCGTCAGCACAATAAACAAGGTCAGGTTTCGCTTTTTGAACAGACGCTCGAGCGAAGCCGCGCCCGCAAAGACATAACAGATCTTCGCGATTTCGGACGGCTGAATCGAGAATCCGCCGAACTTAATCCAGTTTTTCGCACCAAAGTC
Proteins encoded:
- a CDS encoding penicillin-binding transpeptidase domain-containing protein; this encodes MRKIERRAILCLFLAFALFAGLCLFGFRFVTQGGDWASFPANRHLYDKSGRLISGAIADRDGDVLSDVVDGERVYYPDETVRKATLHAVGDRQGNIGTGALHAFADQLSGYNLITGGYSPVGNQRTMNLTIDAAFNVTAYKALNGHKGTVGVYNYETGEILCMVSTPSFDPDNPPENLDSEEYDGAYVNRFLSAAIVPGSIFKIVTLNAALENIPDLNERTWECDGSVTVGGTEITCPSAHGTLDIESAFANSCNGVFGQLAAEMGGEVMQEYVDKAGLTSSLSVDGIQTAKGTFSFEGEDDAQIAWSGVGQGKDALNPCSMMTYMGAIACEGKAAVPRLIESIDTGSILPGGIFRTKKTGELISAESARTLRSMMHNNVVQTYGADRFPDNTCAKSGTAEVGGGLTPNAWFAGFIDDPDHPYAFIVLVENGGGGSSVAGNVASEVLNAIVEKMD